The Hydrogenobacter thermophilus TK-6 genome window below encodes:
- a CDS encoding ABC transporter ATP-binding protein, with translation MESVKWLFLRIKSYIPFILLALIGSAFESAGTAGISLVIKKLVDNVFLIKSYSELFQSVLFLLSFALLGQLGNLLASIFINLYSELEVKRTREEVFGRLLLAPYGFLLRRSSGDVIARFLSDMQAYRSLLGDHIPKLFRDPLTVLALLGVLFYRDFILTLLLGVLLPLLAFAIRYFGRKKGKHAKRLQENVSTITQSLAHILRGYENIKMFSSERKFSQWFDASNERVFRASMKSVVYSTANSIFNYTFGYIIVSAIILYGGIRVVQGGLTPGDFVSYLTALFLLHQPLSEVQKGLMEVRAGIPILSRIRELLHIPQETSGSITFRGLKEGISVKNLKVNVEDQQIIKGVSLEIKNGEKVGIIGHTGSGKTTFLRVLAGLLPYEGSIRYDGKELKDIEKESFRKMVGFFTQEPFIFAGSVRENLLIAKENASDEELWKALDLALCDFVKSLDQVMEEGGRNLSGGEMQRLALARLFLKNPDIVFLDEVTSAMDVKTEEMVLKNIFEFFKDRTVILVAHRFSNVLMCDRVLAFKEGYLIAQGEPEGVIRLFLQSP, from the coding sequence ATGGAAAGTGTAAAGTGGCTTTTTCTTAGGATAAAATCTTATATACCTTTTATCCTCTTAGCCTTGATTGGCTCTGCTTTTGAGTCTGCAGGAACGGCAGGTATAAGTCTTGTAATAAAAAAACTGGTTGATAATGTGTTTTTGATAAAAAGTTATAGTGAACTTTTCCAATCGGTGCTTTTTTTGCTGTCTTTTGCTCTTCTTGGTCAGCTAGGAAACCTCCTTGCCTCCATTTTTATAAATCTTTATTCGGAACTTGAAGTCAAGAGAACAAGAGAAGAAGTCTTCGGCAGACTGCTGTTGGCACCTTACGGCTTCCTTTTAAGAAGGTCATCGGGAGATGTGATAGCGAGGTTTCTCTCAGACATGCAGGCCTATAGATCCCTTTTGGGAGATCACATACCAAAGCTTTTCAGAGATCCGCTAACCGTGCTGGCGCTTCTGGGCGTGCTATTTTACAGAGACTTCATACTTACTCTGCTTTTGGGTGTACTTTTGCCACTTCTCGCTTTTGCTATAAGGTATTTTGGGCGCAAAAAGGGTAAGCATGCCAAGAGGCTTCAGGAGAATGTAAGCACCATCACGCAAAGCTTGGCACATATCCTGAGAGGATATGAGAACATAAAGATGTTTTCTTCTGAAAGAAAATTCTCCCAGTGGTTTGATGCTTCTAACGAGAGGGTCTTTAGGGCAAGTATGAAGTCTGTTGTGTACTCCACCGCTAACTCCATCTTCAATTACACCTTTGGATACATAATAGTTTCTGCCATAATTTTGTACGGAGGCATAAGGGTGGTGCAGGGTGGGCTAACTCCAGGTGATTTTGTCTCTTACCTGACTGCTCTATTTTTACTTCATCAGCCTTTATCGGAAGTCCAAAAGGGTTTGATGGAAGTAAGAGCCGGCATTCCCATACTGAGTAGGATAAGGGAACTTTTGCACATACCGCAAGAGACATCTGGAAGCATAACTTTTAGGGGTTTGAAGGAAGGTATCAGTGTAAAGAACCTTAAGGTAAATGTGGAGGACCAGCAGATTATAAAGGGTGTGAGTTTGGAAATAAAAAATGGTGAGAAGGTGGGCATTATAGGTCATACAGGCTCTGGAAAGACTACATTTTTGAGGGTTCTTGCAGGGCTTTTGCCTTATGAAGGGAGTATAAGATACGACGGTAAAGAGCTAAAAGACATAGAAAAAGAAAGCTTTAGAAAGATGGTGGGGTTTTTCACACAAGAACCTTTTATTTTTGCCGGCAGTGTAAGGGAAAACCTGCTTATAGCAAAAGAAAATGCCAGCGACGAGGAGCTTTGGAAAGCTCTTGACCTTGCCCTCTGTGATTTTGTAAAAAGCCTTGACCAAGTTATGGAAGAGGGTGGGAGGAACTTATCCGGGGGTGAGATGCAAAGACTCGCCCTCGCAAGACTCTTTTTAAAAAATCCTGATATAGTCTTTCTTGACGAGGTCACCTCCGCCATGGATGTAAAAACAGAGGAGATGGTTTTAAAAAACATCTTTGAATTTTTTAAGGATAGGACGGTCATATTGGTAGCTCACAGATTTTCTAATGTGCTTATGTGTGATAGAGTTTTGGCTTTTAAGGAAGGTTATCTGATAGCTCAGGGTGAGCCTGAAGGGGTGATAAGGCTCTTTCTTCAGAGCCCGTAA
- the folE gene encoding GTP cyclohydrolase I FolE translates to MAVDREKIKQAVRLFLEGIGEDPNREGLKETPDRVARMWEEFDSMREFDFKLFEEFGSYNEMVLVKDINIYSICEHHLLPFFGKAHVAYIPDGIVCGLSKLVRTVRAFALRPQLQEKLTNEIADFLMEQLKPKGVAVVLEMEHLCMSMRGVISPGHLTTTSALRGIFLSDIRTREEFLKLIKRGRE, encoded by the coding sequence ATGGCTGTGGACAGGGAAAAGATAAAGCAAGCTGTGAGGCTTTTCTTGGAAGGCATAGGTGAAGACCCCAACAGGGAAGGTCTGAAAGAGACACCCGACAGGGTAGCCCGTATGTGGGAAGAGTTTGACAGCATGAGAGAGTTTGACTTTAAGCTCTTTGAAGAGTTTGGCTCTTACAACGAGATGGTTCTTGTGAAAGACATAAACATATACAGCATCTGCGAGCATCACCTTCTGCCCTTCTTTGGCAAGGCTCATGTTGCCTACATACCCGACGGGATAGTCTGCGGTCTTTCCAAGCTGGTAAGGACTGTAAGAGCCTTTGCTCTAAGACCTCAGCTTCAGGAAAAGCTCACCAACGAGATAGCGGACTTTTTGATGGAGCAACTAAAACCAAAAGGTGTGGCTGTGGTTTTGGAGATGGAACACCTGTGCATGTCCATGAGGGGAGTTATATCTCCGGGGCACCTTACCACCACCTCCGCCTTAAGGGGCATTTTCCTGAGCGACATAAGAACAAGGGAGGAGTTTTTAAAGCTCATAAAAAGGGGAAGGGAATGA
- a CDS encoding LpxI family protein has product MKVCLIAGWGELPAIFQKEASKKGIEVFTVGVKGITTAFADEYLPLGHVGKLIKLLEREGIKKIVMLGKFEHRLIFSHFFTFDSIALSILRKAKDKRPQTIITSFIQELEKRGFEFIDPKPYLESILAKSGKIGFLEPSPEAMEDGLWGFSIAKEIASLDIGQTIVVKNKSVVSVEAMEGTQEAIERAGKLAGKNCRVIKVARRSQDFRIDVPTIGPLTVQAVKKIKGDAIFLEAGKIYMLDMEKTISLAKESGIALYGL; this is encoded by the coding sequence ATGAAGGTATGTTTAATAGCAGGTTGGGGTGAGCTTCCTGCAATTTTTCAAAAGGAAGCCAGCAAGAAAGGTATAGAGGTCTTTACAGTAGGTGTAAAGGGCATAACTACCGCTTTTGCTGATGAATACCTTCCTCTGGGCCATGTGGGCAAGCTTATAAAACTGCTGGAAAGGGAAGGAATCAAAAAGATAGTGATGCTGGGCAAATTTGAACATAGGCTTATATTTTCGCATTTTTTTACCTTTGACAGTATTGCCCTTAGCATACTTAGAAAGGCAAAAGACAAAAGACCGCAGACAATAATCACGTCCTTCATACAGGAGCTTGAAAAGAGAGGTTTTGAGTTTATAGACCCAAAACCTTACCTTGAGAGCATACTTGCAAAGAGTGGAAAGATAGGTTTTTTGGAACCTTCGCCAGAAGCTATGGAAGATGGCCTTTGGGGTTTTTCTATAGCTAAGGAGATAGCCAGCCTTGACATAGGCCAAACTATAGTGGTGAAGAACAAATCGGTGGTGAGTGTGGAAGCTATGGAGGGAACGCAGGAGGCTATAGAGAGAGCAGGAAAACTTGCCGGAAAGAACTGTAGAGTTATAAAGGTTGCCAGAAGGTCTCAGGACTTTCGCATAGATGTGCCTACTATAGGACCCCTAACGGTACAAGCGGTAAAAAAGATAAAAGGGGATGCCATATTTCTTGAAGCTGGCAAGATATACATGCTTGATATGGAGAAAACCATAAGTCTTGCAAAAGAGAGTGGCATAGCTCTTTACGGGCTCTGA
- a CDS encoding sensor histidine kinase — MSILSDFLKEVDEGYTVIATSGRVVYANEFMVRRGIIKEEYEGKPYYECFRVLTLISAVAEGLSEKRRIATSFEHEEVEYQADVFPAGDGTLLRLTDITKFKRYERSKKEFVANVSHELKTPIAIIKSILETIIEEEKDEGKRRLLERALKRTEDLRNIVEDLLIITKLESGEEKLHKKMLNAKELVSVVFDMLREIAQNINVELINEVDENTKVYADEDKLNLLLLNLVDNAIKYNKEGGKVVVKARTEKGYVILEVSDTGIGIPKEHIPFIFERFYRVDRSRSRELGGTGLGLSIVKHIALSHGGKVEVESKEGEGSTFRVYLPQSI; from the coding sequence ATGAGCATACTTAGCGATTTTTTGAAAGAGGTTGACGAAGGCTACACTGTTATAGCCACCTCTGGAAGAGTTGTATATGCTAATGAGTTTATGGTCAGAAGGGGCATAATAAAGGAGGAGTATGAGGGAAAGCCCTATTACGAATGCTTTAGGGTATTAACCCTCATATCCGCTGTGGCTGAGGGACTAAGTGAGAAAAGGAGAATAGCCACTTCCTTTGAACACGAGGAAGTTGAATATCAAGCGGATGTATTCCCTGCAGGTGACGGAACGCTTCTGAGACTTACAGATATAACTAAGTTTAAAAGGTACGAGAGGTCTAAAAAGGAGTTTGTTGCTAATGTCTCCCACGAGCTCAAAACCCCCATTGCCATAATAAAGAGCATACTTGAAACCATCATTGAGGAAGAGAAGGACGAAGGTAAAAGAAGGCTTTTAGAAAGAGCTTTAAAAAGGACAGAGGATCTGAGAAACATAGTAGAAGACCTTCTTATCATCACCAAATTAGAATCAGGAGAAGAGAAACTCCACAAGAAGATGTTAAACGCTAAGGAGCTGGTAAGTGTTGTTTTTGACATGCTAAGAGAGATAGCGCAGAACATAAACGTGGAGCTTATAAATGAGGTTGATGAAAACACAAAAGTGTATGCCGATGAAGACAAGCTAAACCTGCTGCTTTTGAACCTTGTAGACAACGCCATAAAGTATAACAAAGAGGGTGGGAAGGTGGTGGTAAAAGCTCGCACAGAAAAAGGCTATGTTATCTTAGAGGTTTCTGATACAGGCATAGGTATTCCCAAGGAGCACATCCCCTTCATCTTTGAGAGGTTTTACAGGGTTGACAGATCAAGGTCAAGGGAGTTGGGAGGCACTGGACTTGGTCTTTCTATAGTCAAACACATAGCCCTCTCCCATGGCGGAAAGGTGGAGGTGGAGAGCAAGGAGGGAGAGGGTAGCACTTTCAGAGTTTACCTTCCTCAGAGCATATGA
- a CDS encoding bifunctional 3,4-dihydroxy-2-butanone-4-phosphate synthase/GTP cyclohydrolase II, with protein MEDFKLSTIEEAIEDIREGKMVIVVDDPSRENEGDLVMAAEKVTPEAINFMTKYGRGLVCLTLTPERCEELDLYPMATRNTDPKGTYFCVSIDAHPKFGTTTGISAYDRAITIKLAISHGAKPSDFIRPGHVFPLKAKPGGVLERAGHTEASVDLARLAGLYPAGVICEIMNEDGTMARLPDLIEFAKRFNLKIVTIADLIRYRLKRERLVIREATANLPTRYGFFKIHAYRHALTGEEQVALTIGEWKEDEPVLVRVHSECLTGDVFRSLRCDCRSQLETAMEIIAREGKGVLVYIMGHEGRGIGIVNKIKAYHLQDMGYDTVEANEKIGYPADLRDYGIGVQILLDLGVRKMRLLTNNPRKIVALEGYGLEVAEVVPLRIDPNPHNKLYLETKKKKLGHML; from the coding sequence ATGGAAGACTTTAAACTAAGCACCATTGAAGAGGCTATAGAAGATATAAGAGAAGGCAAGATGGTGATAGTGGTGGATGACCCAAGCAGAGAGAACGAGGGAGACCTTGTTATGGCGGCGGAGAAGGTGACCCCAGAAGCCATAAACTTTATGACCAAGTATGGACGTGGGCTCGTATGTCTTACCCTTACGCCCGAAAGGTGCGAGGAGCTGGACCTTTACCCAATGGCTACCAGAAATACAGACCCTAAGGGGACTTACTTTTGCGTATCCATAGATGCTCATCCTAAGTTTGGTACCACTACAGGCATATCTGCATACGATAGAGCCATCACCATAAAGTTAGCTATAAGCCACGGAGCGAAACCATCGGACTTTATAAGACCTGGACATGTATTTCCACTTAAAGCAAAGCCGGGTGGAGTATTAGAAAGAGCTGGACACACAGAAGCTTCTGTAGACCTTGCAAGGCTTGCTGGTCTTTATCCTGCGGGTGTTATATGTGAAATCATGAACGAAGATGGAACAATGGCAAGACTTCCTGACCTTATAGAGTTTGCCAAAAGGTTTAACCTTAAGATAGTGACTATAGCGGATTTAATAAGATACAGATTGAAGAGGGAAAGGCTGGTTATCAGAGAAGCTACTGCAAACCTTCCCACCAGATACGGCTTTTTTAAGATACACGCTTATAGACATGCGCTTACAGGTGAGGAACAGGTAGCTCTTACCATAGGAGAGTGGAAGGAGGACGAGCCTGTACTGGTAAGGGTTCACTCAGAATGCCTCACGGGTGATGTTTTTAGGTCTTTAAGGTGCGACTGCAGGTCTCAGCTGGAAACCGCTATGGAGATCATAGCCAGAGAGGGTAAAGGTGTTTTGGTATACATAATGGGGCATGAAGGAAGGGGCATAGGCATAGTCAACAAAATAAAGGCATATCACCTTCAGGACATGGGTTACGATACTGTAGAAGCCAACGAGAAGATAGGCTATCCTGCGGACCTTAGAGATTATGGTATAGGAGTGCAGATACTGCTTGACCTGGGTGTAAGGAAGATGAGGCTACTCACCAACAATCCAAGAAAAATAGTAGCCTTAGAAGGCTACGGGCTGGAAGTGGCGGAGGTAGTCCCTCTCAGAATAGACCCAAATCCTCACAATAAGCTCTACCTTGAAACCAAGAAGAAAAAGTTAGGTCATATGCTCTGA